A genomic segment from Brevundimonas sp. SORGH_AS_0993 encodes:
- a CDS encoding protein adenylyltransferase SelO, with product MPVSPAYRPEPRFFDLGDDYADAVKAAAFPQTVLRHRNDRAAATVGLETLDDAEWIAAFGRFEPLPGQPGPLAMRYHGHQFRHYNPDLGDGRGFLAAQMRETPGAGARSDRAASDTAPGRLLDLGTKGSGRTPWSRGGDGRLTLKGGVREVLAAAMLETLGVPTSRALSLIETGEALERGDEPSPTRSAVLVRLSHSHVRFGTFQRAAYLGRRDQIETLIEHVRGLYHPTVAPGDAPGLLAAVVEASARLTARWIAAGFVHGVLNTDNLNVTGESFDHGPWRFLPFYDPGFTAAYFDQTGLYAFARQPEAVFWNLTQLAGCLKLVAAVEPLTQALNGFGPAYIRELRAAFLMRLGVRSLGEAADQRLLDTTLALLREGGEAIRWEPLFFDWFGGFASSARALSGPRARLYQGEAFDAFRFALMEHEPDRIERLEHAMFAAREPEELLIEEVEAIWAPIAETDDWTAFHAKLARLEAARTAWGYGV from the coding sequence ATGCCCGTCTCCCCCGCCTATCGCCCCGAGCCCCGTTTCTTCGATCTGGGCGACGACTACGCCGATGCGGTTAAGGCGGCGGCGTTTCCGCAGACCGTGCTGCGCCATCGCAACGACCGGGCGGCGGCGACGGTGGGGTTGGAGACGCTGGACGACGCGGAATGGATCGCCGCCTTCGGCCGGTTCGAGCCTCTGCCCGGCCAGCCCGGCCCCCTCGCCATGCGCTATCACGGGCATCAGTTCCGCCACTACAACCCCGACCTGGGCGACGGGCGCGGCTTCCTGGCCGCGCAGATGCGCGAGACGCCTGGCGCCGGGGCGCGGAGCGACCGCGCCGCGAGCGATACCGCCCCAGGGCGCCTCCTCGACCTGGGAACAAAGGGCTCGGGCCGGACGCCCTGGTCGCGCGGGGGCGACGGGCGGCTGACGCTGAAGGGCGGGGTGCGCGAGGTGCTGGCGGCCGCCATGCTGGAGACGCTGGGCGTCCCCACCAGCCGGGCGTTGTCCCTGATCGAGACCGGCGAGGCGCTGGAGCGCGGGGACGAGCCGTCGCCGACGCGGTCGGCCGTGCTGGTGCGGCTGTCGCACAGCCATGTGCGGTTCGGCACGTTTCAGCGGGCCGCCTATCTGGGCCGCAGGGACCAGATCGAGACGCTTATCGAACACGTCCGCGGCCTGTATCATCCGACGGTCGCGCCCGGCGACGCGCCCGGCCTGCTGGCGGCGGTGGTGGAGGCTTCGGCCCGGCTGACGGCGCGCTGGATCGCGGCGGGCTTCGTCCACGGCGTGCTGAACACCGACAATCTGAATGTCACGGGCGAAAGCTTCGACCATGGGCCGTGGCGGTTCCTGCCCTTCTATGACCCCGGCTTCACGGCCGCCTATTTCGACCAGACGGGCCTGTACGCCTTCGCGCGCCAGCCCGAAGCCGTGTTCTGGAACCTGACGCAGTTGGCCGGCTGTCTGAAGCTGGTCGCCGCGGTCGAGCCGCTGACCCAGGCGCTGAACGGGTTCGGCCCGGCCTATATCCGCGAACTGCGCGCCGCCTTCCTGATGCGGCTGGGGGTCCGGAGCCTGGGCGAGGCGGCGGACCAGCGCCTGCTTGATACGACCCTGGCCCTGTTGCGGGAAGGCGGCGAGGCGATCCGGTGGGAGCCGCTGTTCTTCGACTGGTTCGGGGGCTTCGCCTCCTCGGCCCGCGCCCTGTCGGGACCGCGCGCCCGGCTTTATCAGGGCGAAGCCTTCGACGCCTTCCGCTTCGCCCTGATGGAACACGAGCCGGACCGGATCGAGCGGCTGGAACACGCGATGTTCGCCGCGCGCGAACCCGAGGAACTGCTGATCGAGGAGGTCGAGGCGATC